In the genome of Vicia villosa cultivar HV-30 ecotype Madison, WI linkage group LG7, Vvil1.0, whole genome shotgun sequence, one region contains:
- the LOC131619216 gene encoding uncharacterized protein LOC131619216, which yields MIIFSLNLRGGGSRAKRKRVGYHIQKGDVDVCFIQETKLSGLESNVVKEMWGDNQVEWSFLDANGASGGILTMWKKDFLNLVFSFRGEGFLGLCAEKEGKLIYFVNVYASCDVNMRKRSWERICEFKNCNVKGSWCIGGDFNSITSVEERVGSSSHNYRREIMVFKDFIEEMELVDLPTIGGKFTWIRSNGKSMSRIDRFLLSDCFVEDWKVEGQYIGERDVSDHTPIWLKDNRKNWGPKPFKFNNMWFKHEDFDIFVKEEWEKLVVKGRGDYCLVEKLKTLKNRIVWWNKSVYGWIDLKINSDATEMHSLDNMFVHFAGNVPDDVVTKRFKVAEDFWDNINKREGFLRLKSRQLWLSEGDDNTRFFHNSLKERRRRNVICSIEATEGRLEGVDEIKEHTFKHFEKLFKEDCLLRPELRGINLNTLSLDEASAL from the coding sequence ATGATTATTTTTTCTCTAAACTTAAGAGGAGGAGGTAGTCGGGCCAAGAGGAAGAGAGTAGGTTATCACATACAAAAAGGAGACGTTGATGTTTGTTTTATACAAGAGACGAAACTAAGTGGATTGGAGAGTAATGTAGTGAAAGAAATGTGGGGTGATAATCAAGTGGAGTGGTCTTTTTTGGATGCTAATGGTGCGTCGGGTGGCATCCTCACTATGTGGAAGAAGGATTTTCTCAACCTTGTTTTTAGTTTTCGCGGTGAGGGATTCTTAGGTCTTTGTGCGGAAAAGGAAGGTAAACTCATTTACTTTGTGAATGTTTATGCTTCTTGTGATGTGAACATGAGGAAGAGATCGTGGGAGAGGATTTGTGAGTTCAAAAATTGTAATGTTAAGGGCTCGTGGTGCATTGGAGGAGATTTTAATTCTATTACATCGGTAGAAGAAAGAGTTGGGAGTTCAAGTCATAACTATAGGAGGGAGATAATGGTTTTCAAAGATTTCATAGAGGAAATGGAGTTGGTGGATCTTCCTACGATAGGAGGCAAGTTCACTTGGATTAGAAGCAATGGAAAGTCTATGAGTAGGATTGATAGATTTCTTCTATCGGATTGTTTCGTTGAGGATTGGAAGGTGGAGGGACAATACATAGGCGAGAGGGATGTGTCCGATCACACGCCTATTTGGTTGAAAGACAATAGAAAGAATTGGGGCCCAAAACCTTTCAAGTTCAATAATATGTGGTTCAAACATGAAGATTTTGATATCTTTGTGAAGGAGGAATGGGAGAAGTTAGTAGTCAAAGGAAGAGGTGATTATTGTTTGGTCGAAAAGTTGAAAACTCTTAAAAACCGGATTGTTTGGTGGAACAAGAGTGTCTATGGGTGGATTGATCTCAAAATCAATAGTGATGCGACGGAGATGCACTCTTTAGATAAcatgtttgttcattttgcaggtaatgttCCGGATGACGTAGTTACTAAAAGATTTAAAGTAGCAGAGGATTTTTGGGATAACATAAATAAGCGGGAAGGTTTTCTTAGATTGAAGTCGAGACAACTTTGGCTTTCCGAAGGTGACGACAACACTCGTTTTTTTCACAATTCTTTAAAggaaaggagaagaaggaatgtCATTTGTTCTATTGAAGCTACGGAGGGAAGACTAGAGGGTGTTGATGAAATTAAAGAGCACACATTCAAGCACTTTGAGAAGTTATTCAAAGAAGATTGTTTGTTAAGACCGGAACTTAGAGGGATCAATCTCAACACTTTGTCGTTGGATGAAGCATCGGCTTTATAG
- the LOC131619217 gene encoding protein neprosin-like yields the protein MIGILVFLFCLVNSPLVHGTRDILQEVSTGSETITNYAGAILRPSMSGTAFYGVRGTVSVYNPKVDQEQMSVASMFIANQDSNNFDAISVGWHVLPSLYQDSKTHLYIAWTSNNFEKGCTNLQCPGFIQTDKSIIIGKSFNQTSTIDKFPVELSLAILQDSSTKNWWIYINEKKIGYYPSSLFSNMTLANQIVWIGKTTNPTNTPSPPMGYGVKPNGVFGHACHFKKLAFVNNSRMQQSVTKDMGEVRSSNNQCYDARYYEDGTNGLTLEFGGPGGNNCENSS from the exons ATGATCGGTATATTggtatttctcttttgtttggTGAATAGTCCTCTTGTTCATGGCACAAGAGATATACTTCAAGAGGTTTCAACAGGGTCGGAGACGATCACAAAT TATGCAGGAGCAATCCTCAGACCAAGTATGAGTGGCACTGCTTTCTATGGAGTTAGAGGAACTGTTAGTGTTTATAATCCAAAAGTTGACCAAGAACAAATGAGTGTTGCATCTATGTTCATTGCAAATCAAGATTCAAATAATTTTGATGCAATTTCAGTTGGATGGCAT gtgcTCCCTTCATTATATCAAGATAGTAAAACTCATCTTTATATCGCTTGGACG AGTAATAATTTCGAGAAAGGATGTACAAATTTACAGTGTCCTGGTTTTATTCAAACCGATAAATCAATTATTATTGGGAAATCATTCAATCAAACATCAACTATTGATAAATTTCCTGTCGAGCTTTCCTTGGCTATCTTACAG GATTCAAGCACAAAAAATTGGTGGATTTATATAAATGAGAAGAAAATTGGATACTATCCTTCATCATTATTCTCCAACATGACTTTGGCTAATCAAATAGTATGGATAGGCAAAACAACAAATCCCACAAATACTCCTAGCCCTCCCATGGGATATGGAGTAAAACCTAATGGTGTTTTTGGCCATGCATGTCATTTTAAGAAGCTTGCATTTGTCAATAATTCTCGAATGCAACAATCAGTTACAAAAGATATGGGAGAAGTAAGAAGTTCTAATAATCAATGCTATGATGCTCGATACTATGAAGATGGTACAAATGGATTAACACTAGAGTTTGGAGGACCGGGTGGAAATAACTGTGAG AATTCTTCTTAG